The nucleotide window TTTTTACAGAATTTAAATTGTTCTTTAAAAATCTGTGAATCTGTGGCAAAATTATTCAATTATTTCGTTTAACAGAATTACTGGTTATTTATATAAACAAATTAGTAACAATAAATCAAAGTTTTGAAAAAAGTATTAAAAAAAATATTACAATACATTAATTTTTGCTTCATTATATTATTGTTTATTGCTTATATTTCAACCTATATAAGTCCCCAAAGTGTATCATGGCTTGCTTTTTTCGGTTTATTATATCCCTATATTTTATTAGTAAATATAATATTTACTATTTTTTGGATTTTAAAGAAAAAGTTGTTTTTCCTTTTTTCTCTTATTGCAATCTTAATTGGGTGGAATTTTCTTGCAAGTTTTTTACAATTCAATGTTTTTTCAAAAAACAAGGATTTAAGTACAAATACATTTTCATTTCTTTCATATAATGTAAGATTATTTGACCTGTATAACTGGTCGGATAATCAAGCAACCAAATCAAAGGTTTTTAATTTTCTAAAAGTTGAGTCACCTGATATAATGTGTTTGCAAGAGTTTTATTATGATGAAACAAACAAATTCCCCACATTAGATACTTTGCTTAAATTCAGGAATGTTAATTATGTACATGATGAATATACAAGTCATGTGCATGATGTATATCATTTTGGAATAGCAACATTTAGTAAATTTCCTATAATAAATGAAGGAAAAATACTATTTCGAAACACAAATAATATTTGTATCTATACTGATATTATAATAGCTGATGATACAATAAGGATATACAATAATCACTTACAATCAGTTCATTTTCAACCAAAAAATTATAATTTTATGGATAGCATTACCCAAAGTTATAATAACACAAAATTAATAGGAATTGTAGATATTTTAAAAAGAATAGAATCGGCTTTTATTAAAAGAGCTTTTCAGGTTGAATATATATCAGAGCATATCGAAAATTCTCCATATCCGGTAATTGTATGCGGAGATTTTAACGATTCTCCCTTTTCATATTGTTATAGAAGAATGAGGAAAGAATTAGCAGATGCTTTTATCGAATCCGGCATGGGAATAGGAAATACTTATGTGAGAAAATTTCCATCATATAGAATAGATTATATTTTGCATAGTAAAGATTTGAAATCATATCATTATAAAAAATCTAAAATCAAATATTCCGACCATTATCCCATACAATGTGAATTTCAGATTATTGAATAGCTAACTGTATAAGTTTTTAACAATGAGTTATTTACGTGCTTTGCGATTTTCTTGGCGAACTCCTGCCTGCCTGCTAATGCCAATAAGTTGAGGCTTTATCAAACTAAAAGATTACTCCCTTCGGTCATGAGAAAAGTTCCTGCTTTCGCAGGAATGACACGCAGAAGCAGCTTTTTAAGAGCTATTGTCATTCCGCACTCCTGCCTGCCGGCAGGCAGGTGATGCGGAATCTGTTAACTTATTGACATTGGCCTGCCTGCTGGCAGGTTGCGTGAACTCATTTATTCGGCATTTACCAACCAACTGTAAACTGTCGTCTTCTAAGCAAACAAAAATATAATAATGAATTGTTAATAACTTTAAATACCTAAATAGTTACAAAAATAGTATCTTTAGTTTTTTATTTTTTAAATGGGAGTGAAGACAAAATATATATTTATTGCTTTAGGATTCATACTTTTATGTTTGATTTTATGGTATTTTAAATCAATAGTTGCATATATTTTAATTGCAAGTATATTATCCTTAATTGGCAATCCACTTGTAGATATTCTCAGCAAGATTAAAATTAATAAATTTTTTATTCCAAGAACTATTTCCGCTATTATAACCCTGTTCGTTTTGTGGATTGTATTAATTGCTTTTTTTCGTTTTGTAACGCCCTTGTTTATTAACGAAGCAAACGAACTTGCATCTGTTGATGTACAATCTGTTATAAGCAATCTTAACGAGCCTTTAATGAAGGTAGGAACTTTTCTAGAAAGGTTAAATATTAGCTCGTTTGAAGATTCTTCCATTGAGGAAACTATAGCAAAAAAATTAGTATCAATACTAAACATTTCAAATGTTTCAAATATTTTTGGATTTCTTGCAGGAATGTTAGGCAATATATTTATTGCATTTTTTGCAATATCTTTTGTGTTGTTTTTCTTTTTAAAAGACAATAAGCTTTTTGCGAATACAATAATTCTGATGGTTCCCGTTGAACATGAAAAAAGAGTTGAAAAAGTATTAATATCAATAAAAAATCTTTTATCAAGATATTTTATTGGAATATGTTTGCAAATATCTTTAATAATTATTCTTATAACTGTCGGATTATGTATTGTCGGTCTTGATTTTGGCGATGCATTAATTATTGGTTTAATTGTCGGCTTAATGAATATTATACCATACATTGGGCCTATGATTGGTGCTGTTTTTGGTATCGTTATAGGAATTGCTACAAATCTTAATTTGGAATTTTATTCACAAATGATTCCATTGATTATTTTTATGGCAATAGTTTTTGCTATTGTTCAAATAATTGATAATGTTTTATTTCAACCATTAATTTATTCAAAAAGTGTTAAAGCACATCCACTTGAAATATTTATTATAATTATGATGGCAGGTAGTTTAGCGGGGATTACAGGAATGATATTAGCAATTCCGACATATACTATTTTAAGAGTAATAGCAAAAGAATTTTTTAATAATTTTAAAATAATCAAGAAGTTAACAGAAAATATTTAATTATTAAGAATTAAAAAACAATTAAATTTTTTATGTTTGTAACAATTTTTCGAATATTAAGTTGCTTAAAATTAACAAGCTAAAAATATCTTATATTGAAACGTAAAAACACAATATTAATAATAATTTGTTTTTTGTTTCCCTTGTTTGGGATTTCTCAAACAGCTGATTTTACTGTTGATACAAACAGCACTTGTGTAAACAACACTGTGCGTTATACTGATATATCAACAGGAAGTCCTTCTTCATGGTTTTGGGATTTTGGAGATGGAGCATCGCCATCAACTGCTGCAACACAAGGTCCGCATGATATTACATATTCAACATCAGGAAATAAAACAGTTTCTCTCACAATTAATGGTGATGCAATAACTAAAAACGATATTTTATTAGTTTATTCCCTTCCTGTTGCTATTATTGATACAATTATATCAGATAAATATGCATGGTTTTACTACGGATTTAAAGGCAATGATGTTGATATACAATTATCTGAAAGTTGTATCTTTGAATGGGATTTTGGAGATAATGTTTCGATTTCCGATACTATTTCTAATGATACAAGTACATCAATTACTTATTCTTCATTTCCTTTTCACAGGTATTCCGAAGAGGGTAACTACAATATAATTTATAAAGTTACTGATAATCATGGCTGTATTGATAGTGTTTCGCAATTAATAGATATTAGTGATAAAGATTCTCTTTTTGTTCCTAATGTATTTACTCCAAATGGCGACAATGTAAATGACTATTTTATAGTTGGTTCAAATGGTTATACTAAATTTTCAATTGTTATTTATAGCAGATGGGGAAATGTTGTATTTAAAGCACCCGAATCACAACAAATAGTTTGGGACGGAAATACTATCGATGGTTCTAAAGTAGCACCGGGTGTTTACTATTATGTGCTTACCCAAGTTGATGGCGATAAAAAATACCTTCCCGAATCAGGATTTATTCATATTTTTTATTAAAAAATTAATTATTTTTATATTTCTAAGGATAAATTTTACATTATTTATATTTTATGCCTGAAATTTCTCTTGTAGTCATAACATTTAATGAAGAAAATAATATCGAAAGCTGTATTTTATCAGCTAAAGATATTGTTGATGATATTGTTGTTGTTGATTCCTTTTCAACTGATAATACAGAAGAAATATGCAAAAAACATGATGTAAGATTCATAAAACATAAATTTGAAGGACATATAGAGCAAAAAAATTGGGCAATATCACAAGCAAAATATCCACATATTCTATCTCTTGATGCTGATGAAGCATTATCGCCGGAATTAAAAAATTCAATATATTCTGTTAAAAATAACTGGAATGCTGAGGGATATTATTTTAAACGGCTAACAAATTATTGTGGACAATGGATAAAACACTGTGGATGGTATCCTGATAAAAAATTGCGTTTATGGGATAGCCGTAAGGGAAAATGGGAAGGGATAAATCCACATGATAAATTTGAACTTCAGAAAGGGTGTAATAAAGTATTTTTAAAGGGTGATTTGTTACATTATTCGTTCAATTCAATAAATCAACATGTTGATACAAGCAATAAATTTTCTGAAATAAAAGCAAAAATTGCATTTAATAATGGAGAAAAACCTAATCTGTTTAACAATTTTTTTTCACCGATAATTAAATTTATTAGAGATTATTTTTTCAGACTTGGTTTTTTAGATGGATTTTATGGTTTTGTTATATGTGTGATAAATGCAAATTCAACCTTTCTTAAATATTCAAAGTTAAGGCAGTATTATAGAGATAAGAAAAAGAATGCAAAAAATTAATATTTGTTTTTTTAATAGTAATAAGGAGTGGGGCGGTGGAGAAAAATGGCACTTAAACTCAGCTTTTCAGTTAAAAGAAAAGGGCTATAAAATATTAATTGCTGCAAATAAAAATAGTGAACTTGGAATAAAGGCAAAAAAAATCAATATTGACTGTAAAAAAATACATGTTTCAAATCTAAGTTTCCTGAATATATTCAAAATCCTAAGTATTTCACGTTTCTTTAAAAAGAATAAAATTGATGTAGTTGTTTTAAATCTGCCCAACGATGTTAAAACTGCCGGTATAGCAGCAAAAATTGCAGGTGTAAAAAAGATTATTTACAGGCGTGGAAGTGCTATCCCGATAAAAAATTCTTTATCAAATAAATTAATATTCAAATATATTATTGATAAAATAATTGCAAATTCCGAAGAAACAAAACGAACTTTACTCGCAGGAAGTAAAGGCTTTTTAGATAAAAAAATGATTAATGTAATATATAATGGTTTAGATATAAATAAGTTTGATGATTATAAACCAAAAGCATTATATCAACGGATTGACAAAGAGATTATTTTCGGTAGTGCAGGCAGATTAAATAAACAAAAAGGACAAAAATATTTAATTGAACTTGCAAAAAAATTAGATAAAAAAAATATAGATTTTAAAATCTTAATTGCCGGAAAAGGTGAATTAAAAGATGATTTGATAAAATATGCTGAAAA belongs to Bacteroidales bacterium and includes:
- a CDS encoding glycosyltransferase; its protein translation is MQKINICFFNSNKEWGGGEKWHLNSAFQLKEKGYKILIAANKNSELGIKAKKINIDCKKIHVSNLSFLNIFKILSISRFFKKNKIDVVVLNLPNDVKTAGIAAKIAGVKKIIYRRGSAIPIKNSLSNKLIFKYIIDKIIANSEETKRTLLAGSKGFLDKKMINVIYNGLDINKFDDYKPKALYQRIDKEIIFGSAGRLNKQKGQKYLIELAKKLDKKNIDFKILIAGKGELKDDLIKYAEKSGVKSKIKFIGFVENIQDFIESIDIFLLPSIWEGFGYVIAEAMAKKRPVVAFNISSNSEIIENNKTGFLIKPFDIDEFSEKVQQLILNKALRTEFGEAGRKKIEKEFNQNDKINELVKLIES
- a CDS encoding glycosyltransferase family 2 protein — protein: MPEISLVVITFNEENNIESCILSAKDIVDDIVVVDSFSTDNTEEICKKHDVRFIKHKFEGHIEQKNWAISQAKYPHILSLDADEALSPELKNSIYSVKNNWNAEGYYFKRLTNYCGQWIKHCGWYPDKKLRLWDSRKGKWEGINPHDKFELQKGCNKVFLKGDLLHYSFNSINQHVDTSNKFSEIKAKIAFNNGEKPNLFNNFFSPIIKFIRDYFFRLGFLDGFYGFVICVINANSTFLKYSKLRQYYRDKKKNAKN
- a CDS encoding gliding motility-associated C-terminal domain-containing protein, with translation MKRKNTILIIICFLFPLFGISQTADFTVDTNSTCVNNTVRYTDISTGSPSSWFWDFGDGASPSTAATQGPHDITYSTSGNKTVSLTINGDAITKNDILLVYSLPVAIIDTIISDKYAWFYYGFKGNDVDIQLSESCIFEWDFGDNVSISDTISNDTSTSITYSSFPFHRYSEEGNYNIIYKVTDNHGCIDSVSQLIDISDKDSLFVPNVFTPNGDNVNDYFIVGSNGYTKFSIVIYSRWGNVVFKAPESQQIVWDGNTIDGSKVAPGVYYYVLTQVDGDKKYLPESGFIHIFY
- a CDS encoding endonuclease/exonuclease/phosphatase family protein, giving the protein MKKVLKKILQYINFCFIILLFIAYISTYISPQSVSWLAFFGLLYPYILLVNIIFTIFWILKKKLFFLFSLIAILIGWNFLASFLQFNVFSKNKDLSTNTFSFLSYNVRLFDLYNWSDNQATKSKVFNFLKVESPDIMCLQEFYYDETNKFPTLDTLLKFRNVNYVHDEYTSHVHDVYHFGIATFSKFPIINEGKILFRNTNNICIYTDIIIADDTIRIYNNHLQSVHFQPKNYNFMDSITQSYNNTKLIGIVDILKRIESAFIKRAFQVEYISEHIENSPYPVIVCGDFNDSPFSYCYRRMRKELADAFIESGMGIGNTYVRKFPSYRIDYILHSKDLKSYHYKKSKIKYSDHYPIQCEFQIIE
- a CDS encoding AI-2E family transporter, with the translated sequence MKTKYIFIALGFILLCLILWYFKSIVAYILIASILSLIGNPLVDILSKIKINKFFIPRTISAIITLFVLWIVLIAFFRFVTPLFINEANELASVDVQSVISNLNEPLMKVGTFLERLNISSFEDSSIEETIAKKLVSILNISNVSNIFGFLAGMLGNIFIAFFAISFVLFFFLKDNKLFANTIILMVPVEHEKRVEKVLISIKNLLSRYFIGICLQISLIIILITVGLCIVGLDFGDALIIGLIVGLMNIIPYIGPMIGAVFGIVIGIATNLNLEFYSQMIPLIIFMAIVFAIVQIIDNVLFQPLIYSKSVKAHPLEIFIIIMMAGSLAGITGMILAIPTYTILRVIAKEFFNNFKIIKKLTENI